The genomic interval ACTACATTAAAAATTATGATCCTTTAAATCTTACACCTATCCCTGAGAAGTCCGGTGTTCCAGTTGAGAAGATTTTACCTAAAATTAAAAATGCAACACCAGTTAAAATATTGGATTAAATTTATAAGCTTGAGCAAAAGTGTTCAGTCGTTTCGGCTGTTAATCGATAAAAAGATAGAGACGAAAGTCTCTATCTTTTTATTTATACTTCTTTAAACGGATTCGTATTTGTCGATGAAGCGATGACTTTAATTTCTGGCAACATGTTTTGAATAATTGCCTTTAATCCTTCTTTCATTACGTACTCACTATAATGCCCGATATCAATAGCAATCTGTCCTTTCATCAGTAAATCATGAGCTTCATGATACTTTATATCCCCTGTTAAAAACACATCAGCACGTCCTGCAATTTGATCCATATACGATACTCCAGCACCACCAATTATAGAAACTGAAGAAACTTCAGCACTTAAGTCACCTATAACTTTTACTGATGGAATATTGAGTGTTTCTTTTATGCGTTGTGCAAACGTACGAACTGTCATACGATCTACGATTCCAATCGACCCTGTACCATATTCTGCTGGTACATCATATTCAAAAATATCATATGCCGGCGTTTCATACGGATGTACATTTGTAATGACGTTTTCGACCTGCTGCTTTAAATGAGGCTCAAATACACACTCAACCTTCATTTCCTTTTCATAATGGACTTCACCATTCTTACCTACAAACGGGTTGGCGCTTGATGACGGCATAAATTCTCCTGTACCTTCTGATGTGTAGAAACAGTGTGCATATTCCCCAATTTGCCCAACGCCGATTTGCGATAATGCATCCTTCACCTGCGATGTATAATCATTCGGTACAAACAACTGCAATTTGCAAAGCTTTCTCGATGCTCGTAATAAAATGGTCTGCGCTTTCAGTCCAATTTGTTTACCGATCATATAACTCACACCATATTTGTAATTATCTAAATTTGTATGCATCGCAATCAGTTGAATATTATGCTTAATTGCATGACGTATAACATTACCATATCCTCCGGCATTTATTTGTTTTATGCCGCTAAAAATTAATGGGTGATGACAAATTATTGTGTTGATTCCTTGTTCAATCGCCTCATCAATCACTTCTACAGTACAGTCCAGAGTCGTCAAAATACCTGTTACTTCAGTCGACATATCACCAATTAATAATCCTACATTATCCCATGATTCCGCTGTATGCTTCGGTATTACATTATGAATCAACTGCTCTAATTCACGAATGTTCAATGTTTAAGACCTCCTGTAATATATTAATATCATTTAATATCTCTGCTGCTTTTTCTACGTGTTTTTCTTCCGATTTGATTGCATCATATACTGTTGTAAGATGATGATATTCACGTAGCCACTTCTCATAAAACACTTCGTCCTTTTTAGTTAATAACACCGGTCCAAACTTCAATTCGATGTCATTATAAGTTATACCTGTATCATTACGTTCTGCCACGATGATTTCGTATACATGCTTACGCTCTTTCATAATGACTTCATCTTTTATCATATACCCTAATGCGATAAGTTTATTCCTGACAGCTTCAGTATGAATATTACTTTGTAGTATAAGCGTTGGAAAGTTTGTAAGTTTGTCTTGACCATTATGTAATATTTCGCTGATTAAAGGCCCACCCATTCCACAAATCGTAATACAGTCTACTTCATTTTGTTCAATAACTTCAAGACCATTACCTAGTCTGACGTCAATTTTATTATCCAGATTATATTTCTTAACATTTTCTACAGCTGCCATATAAGGGCCTTGTACAACTTCACCTGCTACAGCACGTTTTACTTTACGTTGTTCAATTGCATAAATCGGTAAATAAGCATGATCTGAACCGATATCTGCTAATTTCTCATGATTAATATATGAAGCTACTGCCAATAATCTATTATTTATCATCACGTTAATCCTTTCATTCCATTCAATTTAAAAAGGATGAGACAACGTGTCCCATCCTCTCATATTGAAAAATATTATTTAGCGCCATCTTTAAGATACTTCACTAATGTATCTAAATCTTTATCTGAAATAGATGCTTGATCATGCGCTGGCATTGCCCCTTTACCTTCACGGATAATTTTCTTAACTGCAGCATCATCTTTAGAAATGCCCGCTAATTTAGGACCCATACCACCTTCTAAGTTTTGACCGTGACATGATGTACAGTTATCCTTAGCATAAGTTTTTGCATCAAACTTCTGTTCAGTTTTAGCACCGTCTTTTCCTTCTTCTTCACCTTTGTTTGCACCGTGTGCTGACATAAAGAAAATAAGACCAACACCCATAAGCATGATAAGAATAAACGGTATCACTGGATTACGATTCATTCAATTTACCTCCCTTTAATTTCACCATATACATATCTATTTTATATTAAAAAACGGGATTGTCAAAGACTTTTCACAATTTAATTTAATTAATCCATAAAATCTTTTAAGCGCTTACTTCTTGAAGGATGTCTTAACTTTCTTAACGCTTTCGCTTCAATTTGACGAATACGTTCACGCGTAACACCGAACACTTTTCCGACCTCTTCTAGCGTACGTGTTCTACCGTCATCAAGTCCGAATCGTAATCGAAGAACGTTTTCTTCTCTATCCGTTAACGTGTCCAGCACATCTTCTAATTGTTCCTTTAATAACTCATAGGCTGCATGATCTGCCGGGCTTTGCGCATCCTGATCCTCGATAAAGTCACCTAAATGACTGTCATCCTCTTCACCGATCGGCGTTTCGAGTGATACAGGTTCTTGTG from Macrococcus armenti carries:
- a CDS encoding Nif3-like dinuclear metal center hexameric protein; this translates as MNIRELEQLIHNVIPKHTAESWDNVGLLIGDMSTEVTGILTTLDCTVEVIDEAIEQGINTIICHHPLIFSGIKQINAGGYGNVIRHAIKHNIQLIAMHTNLDNYKYGVSYMIGKQIGLKAQTILLRASRKLCKLQLFVPNDYTSQVKDALSQIGVGQIGEYAHCFYTSEGTGEFMPSSSANPFVGKNGEVHYEKEMKVECVFEPHLKQQVENVITNVHPYETPAYDIFEYDVPAEYGTGSIGIVDRMTVRTFAQRIKETLNIPSVKVIGDLSAEVSSVSIIGGAGVSYMDQIAGRADVFLTGDIKYHEAHDLLMKGQIAIDIGHYSEYVMKEGLKAIIQNMLPEIKVIASSTNTNPFKEV
- a CDS encoding tRNA (adenine(22)-N(1))-methyltransferase, whose amino-acid sequence is MINNRLLAVASYINHEKLADIGSDHAYLPIYAIEQRKVKRAVAGEVVQGPYMAAVENVKKYNLDNKIDVRLGNGLEVIEQNEVDCITICGMGGPLISEILHNGQDKLTNFPTLILQSNIHTEAVRNKLIALGYMIKDEVIMKERKHVYEIIVAERNDTGITYNDIELKFGPVLLTKKDEVFYEKWLREYHHLTTVYDAIKSEEKHVEKAAEILNDINILQEVLNIEHS
- a CDS encoding c-type cytochrome, whose protein sequence is MNRNPVIPFILIMLMGVGLIFFMSAHGANKGEEEGKDGAKTEQKFDAKTYAKDNCTSCHGQNLEGGMGPKLAGISKDDAAVKKIIREGKGAMPAHDQASISDKDLDTLVKYLKDGAK